Proteins encoded within one genomic window of Glycine soja cultivar W05 chromosome 1, ASM419377v2, whole genome shotgun sequence:
- the LOC114410046 gene encoding RING-H2 finger protein ATL47-like, giving the protein MYRVHSKILKSNGAITNPPIFARYSSSSSSPSVPYVSNYQKQTAPSPTSSSGNRISPAILVIIVILAVVFFILGFLHLLVRFLIKQRSSSNSSISQSNRYPDMSESDAYQRQLQQLFHLHDSGLDQAFIDALPVFFYKEIIGLKEPFDCAVCLCEFLEQDKLRLLPMCNHAFHIECIDTWLLSNSTCPLCRGTLYSPGFAFENSVFDFESQLKEDGVSGSGGVGSVNKTTESYIVNGKRVFSVRLGNFRSTNNQDVVVERGEGESSSVNLDVRRCYSMGSFQYIVADSDLRVALGPSSGSMRQLLKGRAATNGSSFLDGDAVEGKKINIARKGESFSVSKIWQCSRKDKLTGSSDAHFHNSTVTSTLPWMNKVRGT; this is encoded by the coding sequence ATGTATAGGGTTCACTCTAAAATCCTTAAAAGCAATGGTGCTATCACCAACCCCCCTATTTTTGCTcgatattcttcttcttcttcttcaccctCAGTGCCTTATGTTTCTAACTACCAGAAACAAACAGCTCCATCCCCAACTTCTTCATCTGGGAATAGAATAAGCCCTGCAATTCTTGTCATCATAGTAATTTTAGCAGTGGTGTTTTTCATCTTGGGTTTCCTTCACTTGCTTGTTAGATTTCTCATAAAGCAAAGGTCTTCCTCCAATTCATCAATTTCCCAATCAAATAGATACCCTGACATGTCTGAATCAGATGCTTACCAGAGGCAGTTACAGCAGCTCTTCCATCTTCATGACTCAGGTCTGGATCAGGCTTTCATAGATGCTCTCCCAGTCTTTTTTTACAAAGAGATAATTGGCTTGAAGGAGCCTTTTGATTGTGCTGTTTGCCTCTGTGAGTTCTTGGAACAAGACAAGCTCAGATTGCTTCCCATGTGTAACCATGCTTTTCATATTGAATGCATAGACACATGGTTGCTGTCCAATTCAACTTGCCCTCTTTGTAGAGGGACTCTCTATTCGCCAGGCTTTGCCTTTGAGAACTCAGTTTTTGACTTTGAAAGTCAACTTAAGGAAGATGGGGTGTCAGGAAGTGGTGGAGTTGGTTCTGTTAACAAAACTACAGAAAGTTACATAGTGAATGGGAAAAGGGTGTTTTCTGTTAGGCTTGGAAATTTTAGAAGCACTAATAATCAAGATGTGGTGGTGGAGAGAGGTGAAGGAGAGAGTAGTAGTGTTAATTTGGATGTGAGGAGATGCtattcaatggggtcttttcaGTATATTGTGGCTGATTCAGATCTGAGAGTGGCTTTAGGCCCTAGCAGTGGCAGCATGAGACAACTACTGAAGGGAAGAGCAGCCACAAATGGAAGTTCTTTCCTTGATGGAGATGCTGTTGAGGGCAAGAAAATCAACATTGCAAGGAAAGGTGAAAGCTTTTCTGTTTCCAAGATCTGGCAATGCTCTAGGAAAGATAAGTTGACAGGCTCATCAGATGCTCATTTCCATAACTCTACTGTCACTTCGACTTTGCCATGGATGAATAAAGTCAGAGGTACTTGA
- the LOC114410054 gene encoding uncharacterized protein LOC114410054: MSKEKDSADNQVDTFSEPVMLERFHTLMEIDNLHLEPDWDPIAELDSILSDSYNMSSMSTHSATVSEIEVHGPNVAAILEKLETLLETSLEILSSDDEVKQQFHHVLEQLSQFKDQVPVRLHAVIYKLKSFIEDVDIRYVTAQKTIQDYDQLLESRSLLSKQLESAKAQQDQINLKVSEGKTQFEKINSEIDELEHKLCALVVTRDKLKRALDSCDAENNKLKTQVAKWVPECKSIITALKESETSYKVALTDKRKTEDEWADLKKTFVANKI; the protein is encoded by the coding sequence ATGTCAAAAGAAAAGGACTCAGCTGACAATCAAGTGGATACATTTTCTGAGCCAGTCATGTTGGAGAGATTTCATACACTTATGGAGATTGACAATCTGCATCTTGAACCAGATTGGGATCCGATTGCTGAACTTGATAGCATCTTATCTGATAGTTATAATATGTCTTCCATGTCCACTCACTCAGCAACTGTTTCAGAAATTGAAGTCCATGGTCCAAATGTGGCAgctatccttgaaaaattggaGACCCTTTTGGAGACCTCCCTTGAAATTCTCTCTTCTGATGATGAAGTCAAGCAACAATTCCATCATGTTTTGGAGCAACTTAGCCAATTTAAAGATCAAGTCCCTGTCAGGCTTCATGCTGTGATTTACAAGTTAAAAAGTTTTATTGAAGATGTTGATATCAGATATGTGACTGCCCAAAAAACTATCCAAGATTATGATCAGCTGCTCGAGTCAAGGTCTCTTCTATCAAAGCAATTGGAAAGTGCCAAAGCTCAACAGgaccaaattaatttgaaagtCTCAGAAGGTAAGACACAATTTGAAAAGATCAATTCTGAGATTGATGAACTAGAGCACAAGTTATGTGCTTTGGTTGTGACTAGAGACAAGCTAAAGAGGGCCTTGGACTCTTGTGATGCTGAAAATAACAAGCTAAAGACTCAGGTTGCAAAATGGGTGCCAGAATGCAAGAGTATCATCACAGCTTTGAAGGAGTCTGAGACTTCTTACAAAGTGGCCCTAACCGATAAGAGGAAAACCGAAGATGAATGGGCTGATCTGAAGAAGACCTTTGTAGCTAATAAGATTTGA